The following nucleotide sequence is from Pseudonocardia abyssalis.
CGGTCCCCGGTCGGGCCACGATAAGCGGCGTGACCTACGAGCCGATGCCCACCGACTGGACCCGTGCGCTGGCGGTCGTCGCACACCCCGACGACCTGGAGTACGGCGGCGCGGCCGCCATCGCCCGCTGGACGGCGGAGGGCAAGGACGTCCGGTACCTGCTGGCCACGCGCGGGGAGGCGGGGATCGACACGCTCCCGCCGGCGGAGTGCGGGCCGCTGCGCGAGGCCGAGCAGCGGGCCGCGGCGGCGGAGGTGGGCGTCGACGTCGTCGAGTTCCTCGACCACCCCGACGGGCTGATCGAGCACGGGATCCCGCTGCGCCGCGACATCGCCGCGGCGATCCGGCGGCACCGACCCGAGCTGGTCGTCACCGGCAACTTCCACGAGACCTGGCCGGGCGGCGGGTACAACATGGCCGACCACGTCGCCGTCGGGCGGGCCGTCCTCGACGCGGCGCGCGACGCGGGCAACCGCTGGCTCTTCCCCGAGGTGGGGGAGCCGTGGACGGGGGTGCGTTGGGTGGCGGTCGCGGCGTCACCGCAGAACTCGCACGCCGTCGACGTCGGCGAGCACTTCGACCGCGGCGTCGCCTCGCTCGCCGCGCACCGCGCCTACCTCGACGCGCTCGAAGGGGACATGTCCGACCCGGGGAGCTTTCTGCGGCCGATCGCGGAGGCGGACGGTGCGCTCCTGCCGGGGGCGA
It contains:
- a CDS encoding PIG-L deacetylase family protein, with amino-acid sequence MPTDWTRALAVVAHPDDLEYGGAAAIARWTAEGKDVRYLLATRGEAGIDTLPPAECGPLREAEQRAAAAEVGVDVVEFLDHPDGLIEHGIPLRRDIAAAIRRHRPELVVTGNFHETWPGGGYNMADHVAVGRAVLDAARDAGNRWLFPEVGEPWTGVRWVAVAASPQNSHAVDVGEHFDRGVASLAAHRAYLDALEGDMSDPGSFLRPIAEADGALLPGATLATAFELIAL